From one Lemur catta isolate mLemCat1 chromosome 5, mLemCat1.pri, whole genome shotgun sequence genomic stretch:
- the LOC123638301 gene encoding E3 ubiquitin-protein ligase MYLIP, whose product MLCYVTRPDAVLMEVEVEAKANGEDCLNQVCRRLGIIEVDYFGLQFTGSKGESLWLNLRNRISQQMDGLAPYRLKLRVKFFVEPHLILQEQTRHIFFLHIKEALLAGHLLCSPEQAVELSALLAQTKFGDYNQNTAKYNYEELCAKELSSATLNSIVAKHKELEGTSQASAEYQVLQIVSAMENYGIEWHSVRDSEGQKLLIGVGPEGISICKDDFSPINRIAYPVVQMATQSGKNVYLTVTKESGNSIVLLFKMISTRAASGLYRAITETHAFYRCDTVTSAVMMQYSRDLKGHLASLFLNENINLGKKYVFDIKRTSKEVYDHARRALYNAGVVDLVSRSDQSPPNSPLKSSESSMNCSSCEGLSCQQTRALQEKLRKLKEAMLCMVCCEEEINSTFCPCGHTVCCESCAAQLQSCPVCRSRVEHVQHVYLPTHTSLLNLTVI is encoded by the exons ATGCTGTGCTATGTGACGAGGCCGGACGCGGTGCtgatggaggtggaggtggaggcgAAAGCCAACGGCGAGGACTGTCTCAACCAG gtgTGCAGGCGATTGGGAATCATAGAAGTTGATTATTTTGGACTGCAGTTTACGGGTAGCAAAGGTGAAAGTTTATGGCTAAATCTAAGAAACCGGATCTCCCAGCAGATGGATGGGCTAGCCCCCTACCGGCTTAAACTGAGAGTGAAGTTCTtcgtggagcctcatctcatctTACAGGAGCAGACTAG GCATATCTTTTTCTTGCACATCAAGGAGGCCCTCTTGGCAGGCCACCTCCTGTGTTCCCCAGAGCAGGCAGTTGAGCTCAGCGCCCTCCTGGCCCAGACCAAGTTTGGAGACTACAACCAGAACACTGCCAAGTATAACTATGAGGAGCTGTGTGCCAAGGAGCTCTCCAGTGCCACCTTGAACAG CATCGTTGCAAAGCATAAGGAGTTGGAGGGGACCAGCCAGGCTTCGGCTGAATACCAGGTCCTGCAGATCGTGTCGGCCATGGAGAACTATGGCATAGAATGGCACTCTGTGCGGGACAGCGAAGGGCAGAAGCTCCTCATTGGGGTTGGACCGGAAGGAATCTCAATTTGTAAAGATGACTTTAGTCCCATTAATAG GATAGCTTATCCTGTGGTGCAGATGGCCACCCAGTCAGGAAAGAACGTGTACCTGACAGTCACCAAGGAGTCTGGGAACAGCATCGTGCTCTTGTTTAAAATGATCAGCACCAGGGCTGCCAGCGGGCTCTACCGAGCAATAACCGAAACCCATGCTTTCTACAG GTGTGACACAGTGACCAGTGCCGTCATGATGCAGTATAGTCGTGACTTAAAGGGCCACTTGGCGTCTCTGTTTCTGAATGAAAACATTAACCTTGGCAAGAAGTATGTCTTCGATATTAAAAGAACATCAAAGGAGGTATACGACCACGCCAGGAGGGCTCTGTACAATGCTGGGGTTGTGGACCTTGTTTCAAGAAGCGACCAGAGCCCCCCAAACTCACCTCTGAAGTCGTCAGAAAGCAGCATGAACTGCAGCAGCTGCGAGGGCCTCAGCTGCCAGCAGACCAGGGCGCTGCAGGAGAAGCTGCGCAAGCTGAAGGAGGCCATGCTGTGCATGGTGTGCTGCGAGGAAGAGATCAACTCCACCTTCTGCCCCTGCGGCCACACTGTGTGCTGTGAGAGCTGCGCGGCCCAGCTGCAG TCGTGTCCGGTCTGCAGGTCACGTGTGGAGCACGTCCAGCACGTCTATCTGCCAACTCACACCAGTCTTCTCAATCTCACTGTAATCTAA